One Mangifera indica cultivar Alphonso chromosome 4, CATAS_Mindica_2.1, whole genome shotgun sequence genomic region harbors:
- the LOC123213854 gene encoding bZIP transcription factor 11-like, translating into MASSSGTSSGSGSGSGSVLQNSGSEEDLRALMDQRKRKRMISNRESARRSRMRKQKHLDDLMAQAANLRLKHQHIITNINITTQHFLNIEAENSVLRAQLGELTHRLQSLNEIISFLSTNAADNNTASYGGPLDTTSIASSFITEPPVIDNFMSPLNLSYLNQPIMASVDMFQY; encoded by the coding sequence ATGGCTTCCTCAAGTGGGACATCTTCAGGTTCAGGTTCTGGTTCTGGTTCTGTGTTGCAGAACTCAGGTTCTGAGGAGGACTTGAGGGCATTGATGGatcagaggaagaggaagagaatGATTTCAAACAGGGAGTCAGCGAGGAGGTCAAGAATGAGGAAACAGAAGCATTTGGATGATTTAATGGCGCAAGCGGCGAATCTGAGGCTGAAACATCAACACATCATCACAAACATCAACATCACCACTCAGCATTTCCTCAACATTGAGGCTGAAAACTCAGTGTTGAGAGCTCAACTTGGTGAGCTCACCCACAGATTGCAGTCTTTGAATGAGATCATCTCCTTCTTGAGCACTAATGCTGCAGACAACAACACTGCCTCCTATGGAGGACCTTTGGACACAACCTCCATAGCTTCAAGCTTCATCACTGAGCCTCCTGTGATTGATAACTTTATGAGTCCATTGAATCTGTCATATCTGAATCAACCCATCATGGCTTCTGTTGACATGTTTCAGTACTga